From the Halalkalicoccus sp. CGA53 genome, one window contains:
- a CDS encoding GNAT family N-acetyltransferase — protein sequence MDPPGVQPDEDAFVELIQNTVSEERQEHLWLVLEQLESYHPTEPYWYLPVIGADPTHQRKGSGSALMQHALARCDQEGALAYLESSNPENISLYARHGFEILGMIQVGTMPPIIPMLRKPQT from the coding sequence CTGGATCCGCCAGGAGTTCAACCGGACGAGGACGCGTTTGTCGAACTGATACAGAATACTGTATCAGAGGAGCGTCAAGAGCACCTGTGGTTAGTACTCGAACAACTTGAGAGCTATCATCCCACTGAACCGTACTGGTACTTACCAGTCATCGGCGCAGATCCCACCCACCAGCGCAAAGGCTCTGGATCCGCACTGATGCAACACGCACTCGCTAGATGTGATCAAGAAGGGGCTCTCGCGTATCTCGAATCAAGTAATCCCGAGAACATCTCACTCTATGCACGGCATGGATTTGAAATACTTGGCATGATACAGGTGGGGACGATGCCACCTATCATTCCTATGCTGCGCAAACCCCAGACGTGA
- a CDS encoding AbrB/MazE/SpoVT family DNA-binding domain-containing protein, with the protein MDDGEIARVSKKGQATIPKELRERFGIATPGRVLIDEEDERIVVEPLPSVEEIRGIHDGRYERGELSV; encoded by the coding sequence ATGGACGACGGGGAGATAGCCCGCGTCTCCAAGAAGGGCCAGGCCACTATCCCGAAGGAGCTTCGAGAGCGGTTCGGAATCGCCACTCCTGGGCGCGTACTCATCGATGAAGAGGACGAGAGGATCGTCGTCGAACCGCTCCCCTCGGTGGAGGAGATCCGAGGAATCCACGATGGACGGTACGAGCGAGGCGAGCTCTCAGTGTAG
- a CDS encoding proteasome assembly chaperone family protein: protein MVDSRDPQFSITHDYEPAETLVVGLSGVGLAGLTAVDYLVDHLGMSETGSLSAEGLPAITPFTAGTPRHHTRIYSHDDVPVDVLVGELFVPVWAANAFARSILEWTEAHGTEEVVLLMGIPLAHGPDDHKTFYVATEDYQEHRLFGTEVPAMGTGFLDGVNASLVGQGMDSDLGVCVLVTPVHARTPDADAALRLVSTLESIYGIDVDVAPLEEFAGEIQQHYAQLSERLQQAAVSDVPEDRMYM, encoded by the coding sequence ATGGTCGACAGCCGCGATCCGCAGTTCAGCATCACACACGACTACGAACCGGCGGAGACGCTCGTCGTCGGGCTCTCCGGCGTCGGCCTCGCGGGGCTCACCGCGGTCGACTACCTGGTGGACCACCTCGGTATGAGCGAGACCGGATCGCTCAGCGCCGAGGGACTGCCAGCGATCACCCCGTTCACCGCGGGCACGCCCAGACACCACACCCGGATCTACTCGCACGACGACGTCCCGGTCGACGTCCTCGTGGGTGAGCTCTTCGTCCCGGTGTGGGCGGCGAACGCCTTCGCCCGGTCGATCCTCGAGTGGACCGAGGCCCACGGCACGGAGGAGGTCGTGCTCCTGATGGGGATCCCGCTCGCCCACGGCCCCGACGACCACAAGACGTTCTACGTCGCGACCGAGGACTACCAGGAACACCGGCTGTTCGGGACCGAGGTCCCCGCGATGGGGACGGGCTTTCTCGACGGGGTGAACGCGAGCCTCGTCGGCCAGGGTATGGACTCCGACCTCGGCGTCTGCGTGCTGGTCACACCCGTCCACGCCCGCACGCCGGACGCCGACGCAGCGCTCAGGCTGGTGAGCACGCTGGAGTCGATCTACGGGATCGACGTCGACGTCGCCCCCCTCGAGGAGTTCGCGGGCGAGATCCAACAGCACTACGCTCAGCTCTCCGAACGCCTCCAGCAGGCCGCGGTGAGCGACGTCCCCGAGGACCGGATGTACATGTAA
- a CDS encoding mechanosensitive ion channel family protein: protein MPVEAVPALASVWEFLFEETNVGNILLALIVLAIGWSVAKLVVRLLGRPVAQRFRRESVTRTVLWLIRLTVVLFFLAIAIPVANIGVDPRDIVLSVTVISAVIGIILAPIVSNVINGLFVLADRPYEIGDMVEIVETGQRGFVEDITIRYTKVFTMDNTFLVIPNSTIRERDVINFSAEDQRTRVTFDLVVNYEGDVARARTVMIRSARAVGDVISGGPPIRIGNARYPAAPVCYVQEYGDHGVHLRMRYWVKNPYYMPGIRSRINQKIWDAFDEEEIDVQFPYPHQHVVFDETSGQARVAVEGEGERPADLGVSPAGDDRAA, encoded by the coding sequence ATGCCGGTCGAGGCGGTGCCAGCGCTCGCTTCCGTCTGGGAGTTCCTGTTCGAGGAGACGAACGTGGGCAACATCCTTCTCGCGCTGATCGTGCTCGCGATCGGCTGGTCGGTCGCGAAGCTCGTCGTCCGGCTGCTCGGACGGCCGGTCGCCCAGCGGTTTCGTCGCGAGAGCGTCACCCGGACCGTCCTCTGGCTGATCCGCCTGACGGTCGTCCTCTTCTTCCTCGCGATCGCCATCCCGGTCGCGAACATCGGCGTCGATCCCCGGGACATCGTCCTCTCGGTGACCGTCATCTCCGCGGTGATCGGTATCATCCTCGCGCCGATCGTGAGCAACGTCATCAACGGGCTGTTCGTCCTCGCGGATCGGCCCTACGAGATCGGCGACATGGTCGAGATCGTCGAAACCGGCCAGCGCGGCTTCGTCGAGGACATCACGATCCGTTACACCAAGGTGTTCACGATGGACAACACCTTTCTCGTGATCCCGAACTCCACGATCCGAGAGCGCGACGTGATCAACTTCTCGGCGGAGGACCAGCGCACGCGGGTCACCTTCGACCTCGTGGTGAACTACGAGGGCGACGTCGCGCGGGCGCGGACGGTGATGATCCGCTCGGCGCGGGCGGTCGGCGACGTGATCTCCGGGGGGCCGCCGATCCGGATCGGGAACGCGAGATATCCGGCCGCACCGGTCTGTTACGTCCAGGAGTACGGCGACCACGGCGTCCACCTGCGGATGCGCTACTGGGTGAAGAACCCGTACTACATGCCGGGGATCCGCTCGCGGATCAACCAGAAGATCTGGGACGCGTTCGACGAGGAGGAGATCGACGTCCAGTTCCCGTACCCCCACCAGCACGTCGTCTTCGACGAGACGAGCGGGCAGGCACGGGTCGCCGTCGAAGGGGAGGGGGAACGGCCGGCCGATCTAGGGGTCTCGCCCGCGGGTGACGACCGGGCCGCCTGA
- a CDS encoding universal stress protein: MTRVVVPVRYPLSEHSKRTLSKAISVADDHDAELTVLHVNLYQNGGEISRLDLKRAVESEFGTVERARYVVRSGFLVEETILDEVAGERADIVVVGHKQAGRWRRAIRRLTNNPDIEGFLKERLDCTVITVGL, translated from the coding sequence ATGACGCGTGTCGTGGTTCCGGTCCGGTACCCCCTCTCCGAGCACTCGAAGCGGACGCTCTCGAAGGCGATCTCGGTCGCCGACGACCACGACGCGGAGCTGACGGTGCTGCACGTGAACCTCTATCAGAACGGCGGGGAGATCAGCCGTCTCGACCTGAAGCGGGCGGTCGAATCGGAGTTCGGCACCGTCGAGCGCGCCCGGTACGTCGTCCGCTCGGGTTTTCTCGTCGAGGAGACGATCCTCGACGAGGTCGCCGGCGAGCGGGCCGACATCGTCGTCGTCGGACACAAACAGGCGGGGCGATGGCGGCGGGCGATCCGTCGGTTGACGAACAACCCCGACATCGAGGGCTTTCTCAAGGAGCGTCTCGACTGTACGGTGATCACCGTCGGACTCTAA
- a CDS encoding DUF5816 domain-containing protein → MDERAGPDGVTLYVARDEGERGSEAPFFAVFEGPERTERWGYLCSNCESLDTAMDTMGRIVCTSCPNLRKPTEWDAAHE, encoded by the coding sequence ATGGACGAACGCGCCGGACCGGACGGGGTCACGCTCTACGTCGCCCGTGACGAGGGCGAACGCGGGTCGGAGGCACCCTTCTTCGCCGTCTTCGAGGGCCCGGAGAGGACGGAGCGCTGGGGCTACCTCTGTAGCAACTGCGAGAGTCTCGACACGGCGATGGACACGATGGGCCGCATCGTCTGCACGAGCTGTCCGAACCTCAGAAAACCCACCGAGTGGGACGCCGCCCACGAGTGA
- a CDS encoding DUF7116 family protein has protein sequence MGTVTTSPIEQARSIFADLGYTVSDEGHELRAERDWKVVRVSEAREVETEAAAGELRCFVADRETASEFNRRLADADPEYEWALISVHDGDYRVVRAPPAL, from the coding sequence ATGGGTACTGTTACCACTTCACCCATCGAACAGGCCCGATCGATCTTCGCGGACCTCGGCTACACCGTCTCGGACGAGGGCCACGAGCTGAGAGCCGAGCGCGACTGGAAGGTCGTGCGCGTGAGCGAGGCGCGGGAGGTGGAGACGGAGGCGGCCGCGGGCGAACTGCGCTGTTTCGTCGCCGACCGCGAGACCGCGAGCGAGTTCAACCGGCGTCTCGCCGACGCGGACCCGGAGTACGAGTGGGCGCTCATCAGCGTCCACGACGGGGACTACCGCGTCGTCCGGGCGCCGCCGGCGTTGTGA
- a CDS encoding ABC transporter substrate-binding protein, protein MTGRTDRTSRRAVLAGATALAGSTAGCFDRIRASVDRNPPEQVSLTIKVVPRDEDRSPIRIAQHLAENIERAGATVDIVPTTEEQLLRDVLINFDYQLYIARHPGHDDPDYLYTFLGSRFGEEAGWQNPFGYASTATDDLLERQRVANDTDARAEAFSEFHRTALPDAPITVVAYPDEPRAVRTDRFGGWTSPSLEYPLGYLSLEYEEVGDDDRAEGVLYVGINDRRPTRNLNPFAVEFRDRGVTTGLLYDPLGRRMHGSIEPWLAERWEWGGTDQRPRATLELREGLTWHDGEPITAEDVAFTYEFITDTTMEPEEDPIVPSPRFRTQSTLVDSVEVLGDHELELTFVAAAEPVAERAFTVPIVPEHVWTERTAMTTFAGFDIDYVTEALVWENAEPVGSGPFRYADSTSDESLTFERNDDHFLLTAESLTGPVASYEARPSYSGIQFEFVPSDASALEMLQGGQLDATAYGLAPEEVPAASRASDLAVENESTSSHYHVGFNTRNAPLSNPQFRYAIARLIDREYVYESVFERYATPTYSPIASDRYVPEEFRWSPEDVGEHELSFVGREDDEVGVVEAEAARELFRDAGYRYNEDNELLVQQ, encoded by the coding sequence GTGACCGGGCGAACCGACAGGACGAGCCGTCGTGCGGTTCTCGCGGGAGCGACGGCGCTGGCGGGATCGACCGCCGGCTGTTTCGACAGGATCCGCGCCTCGGTCGACCGGAACCCGCCCGAACAGGTCTCGCTCACGATCAAGGTCGTCCCCCGCGACGAGGACAGGAGCCCGATCCGGATCGCCCAGCACCTCGCGGAGAACATCGAGCGGGCGGGTGCGACGGTCGACATCGTGCCGACGACCGAGGAACAGCTCCTGCGGGACGTGCTGATCAACTTCGACTACCAGCTCTACATCGCGCGCCACCCGGGCCACGACGACCCGGACTACCTCTACACCTTCCTCGGCTCGCGCTTCGGCGAGGAGGCCGGCTGGCAGAACCCCTTCGGCTACGCCTCGACCGCCACCGACGACCTCCTTGAGCGACAGCGCGTCGCCAACGACACCGACGCGCGGGCCGAGGCGTTCTCCGAGTTCCACAGGACGGCGCTTCCCGACGCGCCGATCACGGTCGTGGCCTACCCTGACGAGCCGCGAGCGGTGCGGACCGACCGGTTCGGCGGCTGGACGAGCCCCTCGCTCGAGTACCCGCTCGGCTACCTCTCGCTCGAGTACGAGGAGGTCGGCGACGACGACCGGGCGGAGGGCGTGCTCTACGTCGGGATCAACGACCGGCGACCGACGCGGAACCTGAACCCCTTCGCCGTCGAGTTCCGCGACCGCGGCGTGACGACCGGTCTGCTCTACGACCCGCTGGGACGGCGCATGCACGGCTCGATCGAGCCGTGGCTCGCCGAGCGCTGGGAGTGGGGCGGAACCGACCAGCGGCCACGGGCGACTCTCGAACTGAGAGAGGGGCTCACCTGGCACGACGGCGAGCCGATCACCGCGGAGGACGTCGCCTTCACCTACGAGTTCATCACCGACACCACGATGGAGCCCGAGGAGGACCCGATCGTCCCCTCGCCCCGGTTTCGGACCCAGAGCACGCTCGTCGACTCGGTCGAGGTGCTCGGCGACCACGAACTCGAACTCACGTTCGTCGCCGCGGCGGAGCCGGTCGCGGAACGGGCGTTCACCGTCCCGATCGTCCCCGAACACGTCTGGACCGAGCGGACCGCGATGACGACGTTCGCCGGCTTCGACATCGACTACGTCACGGAGGCATTGGTCTGGGAGAACGCCGAACCCGTCGGCTCCGGGCCGTTCCGCTACGCCGACTCGACGAGCGACGAGTCGCTCACGTTCGAGCGCAACGACGACCACTTCCTCCTGACCGCGGAGTCACTCACCGGGCCGGTCGCCAGCTACGAGGCGCGACCCTCCTACTCGGGGATCCAGTTCGAGTTCGTCCCCTCCGACGCGAGCGCGCTCGAGATGTTACAGGGGGGACAGCTGGACGCGACCGCCTACGGGCTCGCCCCGGAGGAGGTGCCCGCGGCGAGCCGCGCCTCGGACCTCGCCGTCGAGAACGAGTCGACCAGCTCGCACTACCACGTCGGGTTCAACACGCGAAACGCCCCCCTCTCGAATCCGCAGTTCCGCTACGCCATCGCCCGACTGATCGACCGCGAGTACGTCTACGAGTCGGTGTTCGAGCGGTACGCGACCCCCACCTACAGCCCGATCGCGTCGGATCGGTACGTCCCGGAGGAGTTCCGGTGGAGCCCCGAGGACGTCGGCGAGCACGAGCTCTCGTTCGTCGGCCGCGAGGACGACGAGGTGGGGGTCGTCGAAGCAGAAGCAGCGCGGGAGCTTTTTCGTGATGCGGGGTATAGGTACAACGAGGACAACGAACTCCTCGTCCAACAATGA
- a CDS encoding phosphatase PAP2 family protein has protein sequence MVLVGVLLTLVAVVSLMLVCGTVLCIDREQLRQTRRELRPRLIMVAPSIGLLATVLILNSLTRRAAQRFSWLIGFNITGDIYRLEGDFVAWLQGFATAELTVYFSFVYLFGYVFLLVFPLLAYLALSEQRTLHELTIAYAANYGLGLLCYVIFIAYGPRNLDVAAQLMYDFYPQSQFLTSAVNVNTNVFPSLHTSLSATVMLFAWHTREQYPRWFVLAQVIGASVIVSTMYLGIHWLIDVIAGIVLAYVSVLIGQRFADDWRELSTVGPASLARQMRHRF, from the coding sequence ATGGTGCTGGTCGGCGTTCTCCTGACGCTGGTCGCCGTCGTCAGCCTGATGCTCGTCTGCGGGACTGTGCTCTGTATCGACCGCGAACAGCTGCGACAGACGAGACGAGAGCTCCGACCTCGGCTGATCATGGTCGCCCCCTCGATCGGCCTGCTCGCGACGGTGCTGATCCTGAACAGTCTCACCAGACGCGCCGCCCAGCGATTCTCCTGGCTCATCGGCTTCAACATCACCGGCGACATCTACCGGCTCGAGGGCGACTTCGTCGCCTGGCTCCAGGGGTTCGCGACCGCCGAGCTCACCGTCTACTTCTCCTTCGTCTACCTCTTCGGCTACGTCTTCCTGCTCGTCTTCCCCTTGCTCGCGTACCTCGCACTCAGCGAGCAACGGACGCTGCACGAGCTCACGATCGCCTACGCCGCGAACTACGGCCTCGGGCTGCTCTGTTACGTGATCTTCATCGCCTACGGCCCGCGAAACCTAGACGTCGCCGCACAGCTGATGTACGACTTCTACCCGCAGTCGCAGTTCCTCACCAGCGCGGTGAACGTGAACACGAACGTCTTCCCCTCGCTCCACACCTCGCTGTCGGCCACGGTGATGCTCTTCGCGTGGCACACCAGAGAGCAGTACCCCCGGTGGTTCGTCCTCGCGCAGGTGATCGGCGCGAGCGTCATCGTCTCGACGATGTACCTCGGGATCCACTGGCTGATCGACGTGATCGCGGGGATCGTCCTCGCGTACGTGAGCGTACTGATCGGACAGCGTTTCGCCGACGACTGGCGCGAGCTCAGCACCGTCGGGCCCGCGAGCCTCGCCCGGCAGATGCGCCACCGATTTTAA
- a CDS encoding dodecin, with protein MVFKKVTLIGTSTESFDDAADDAIDRAERTLENVYWAEVKEFGVEIASAEDREYQAELEVAFEVEE; from the coding sequence ATGGTATTCAAGAAGGTCACGCTGATCGGAACGAGCACCGAGAGCTTCGACGACGCCGCCGACGACGCGATCGACCGCGCCGAGAGAACGCTCGAGAACGTCTACTGGGCGGAGGTAAAGGAGTTCGGCGTCGAGATCGCCTCGGCGGAGGACAGGGAGTACCAGGCCGAACTCGAGGTCGCCTTCGAGGTCGAGGAGTAA
- a CDS encoding A/G-specific adenine glycosylase has translation MAADAEEGSSLPADLDPVREALIEWYESDHRGFPWRETTDPYAILVSEVMSQQTQLERVEAAWAAFLERWPAVEELAAADRSEVVSFWSGHRLGYNNRAKYLHEAATQVVGEFDGDFPESPDELRELQGVGPYTANAVASFAFNTGNAVVDTNVKRVLYRAFSVPDIDSEFEARANELMPEGRSRVWNNAIMELGAVACGKTPRCEEAGCPWREWCDAYETGDFSAPDVPTQSPFEGSRRQKRARAVRVLGEYDELTLSELGPRVRVDYGGETGEEWLRGLLSDLEDDGLVEFVSGDRVRLRR, from the coding sequence ATGGCTGCCGACGCAGAGGAGGGCTCGTCGCTCCCCGCCGACCTCGACCCCGTCCGCGAGGCGCTGATCGAGTGGTACGAGTCGGACCACCGAGGGTTCCCCTGGCGCGAGACGACCGATCCCTACGCGATCCTCGTCTCGGAGGTGATGAGCCAGCAGACCCAGTTAGAGCGAGTCGAGGCGGCGTGGGCGGCGTTCCTGGAACGCTGGCCGGCCGTCGAGGAACTGGCGGCAGCCGACCGATCCGAGGTCGTGAGCTTCTGGAGCGGCCACCGACTCGGCTACAACAACAGAGCGAAGTACCTCCACGAGGCGGCGACCCAAGTGGTCGGGGAGTTCGACGGCGATTTTCCCGAGAGCCCCGACGAGCTTCGAGAGCTACAGGGCGTCGGCCCCTACACCGCGAACGCGGTGGCGAGCTTCGCATTTAACACTGGGAACGCCGTGGTCGACACGAACGTCAAACGGGTGCTCTACCGGGCGTTTTCGGTACCTGACATCGACAGCGAGTTCGAGGCGCGGGCGAACGAGCTCATGCCGGAAGGCCGATCGCGAGTATGGAACAACGCGATCATGGAGCTGGGAGCGGTCGCCTGTGGGAAGACCCCGCGGTGTGAGGAGGCCGGCTGTCCCTGGCGCGAGTGGTGTGACGCCTACGAGACGGGCGACTTCTCCGCGCCGGACGTCCCCACACAGTCGCCGTTCGAGGGAAGCCGTCGGCAGAAGCGCGCCCGGGCGGTGCGCGTCCTCGGCGAGTACGACGAACTCACGCTCTCGGAGCTCGGTCCGAGAGTGCGCGTCGACTACGGTGGCGAGACGGGCGAGGAGTGGTTACGGGGGCTGCTCTCGGACCTCGAGGACGACGGCCTCGTCGAGTTCGTCTCGGGGGATCGAGTCCGGCTCCGTCGGTAG
- a CDS encoding NADPH-dependent FMN reductase: MPDREPPHVVAVCGSLREDSHTRKGLKEVLAGAEERGATGELLDLREYDLPPLIPGSEPGDAKAFTGAIREADSVVLGTPMYHGSYSGVLKNAVDYCGFDEFEDTTVGLFCVAGGAFPITALEHLRSVCRALDAWVLPYQAAVPRSRSAFDDEGIADEKLRERVRTLGERVVEYARIEPDPHCFEAEQNVGAGSISDD, encoded by the coding sequence ATGCCGGACAGAGAACCACCGCACGTCGTCGCCGTCTGTGGGAGCCTGCGGGAGGACAGTCACACCAGAAAAGGGCTCAAGGAAGTCCTCGCGGGCGCCGAGGAGCGTGGTGCGACCGGGGAACTGCTCGACCTGCGCGAGTACGACCTGCCGCCGTTGATTCCGGGTAGCGAACCGGGAGACGCGAAGGCGTTCACGGGAGCGATCCGCGAGGCTGATTCGGTCGTGTTGGGAACGCCGATGTACCACGGCTCGTACTCCGGCGTGCTGAAGAACGCGGTCGACTACTGCGGGTTCGACGAGTTCGAGGACACGACCGTCGGGCTGTTCTGCGTCGCGGGCGGCGCGTTCCCGATCACCGCGCTCGAACACCTCCGTTCGGTCTGTCGGGCGCTCGACGCCTGGGTGCTCCCCTATCAGGCCGCGGTTCCGCGCTCTCGGAGCGCGTTCGACGACGAGGGGATCGCGGACGAGAAACTCCGAGAGCGGGTTCGGACGCTAGGCGAACGGGTCGTCGAGTACGCTCGAATCGAGCCGGACCCCCACTGTTTCGAGGCCGAACAGAACGTGGGCGCGGGTTCGATCTCCGACGACTGA
- the hisH gene encoding imidazole glycerol phosphate synthase subunit HisH yields the protein MNVTIIDYGVGNLRSLRRGLERADATVSVSDDPDEIASAEALVLPGVGAFGECVRNSRQFHDVLVEVAEDTPILGICVGLQLLFTESTEGVPAGETIDGLDLIPGRVDRLPSDAVKVPHMGWNELSIEREHPIVAGVAEDEYAYFVHSYRSDVADHTVASCAYGGEFAAVAANEAGNVMGTQFHPEKSGQTGLRILGNFVAYAEEHGI from the coding sequence GTGAACGTCACGATCATCGACTACGGGGTGGGGAACCTCCGGAGCCTCCGTCGGGGGCTCGAACGAGCGGACGCGACGGTCTCCGTCTCAGACGATCCGGACGAGATCGCTTCGGCCGAGGCGCTCGTGCTCCCTGGCGTCGGCGCGTTCGGCGAGTGTGTGCGCAACTCCCGGCAGTTCCACGACGTGCTCGTCGAGGTCGCCGAGGACACCCCGATCCTCGGCATCTGTGTCGGCCTCCAGCTCTTGTTCACCGAGAGCACCGAGGGCGTCCCGGCCGGCGAGACGATCGATGGCCTCGACCTGATCCCGGGACGGGTCGATCGGCTCCCGAGCGACGCGGTGAAGGTCCCACACATGGGCTGGAACGAGCTCTCGATCGAGCGCGAGCACCCGATCGTCGCGGGTGTAGCGGAAGACGAGTACGCCTACTTCGTTCACTCGTACCGCTCGGACGTCGCCGATCACACGGTCGCTTCCTGTGCCTACGGCGGCGAGTTCGCGGCGGTCGCGGCGAACGAGGCGGGGAACGTGATGGGGACGCAGTTCCACCCCGAGAAGAGTGGCCAGACCGGTCTTCGGATCCTCGGGAACTTCGTCGCCTACGCCGAGGAGCACGGGATCTGA
- a CDS encoding thymidine kinase, whose amino-acid sequence MHAITNSGWIEVITGCMFAGKTEELLRRLRRAEIAGQSVAAFTPALDERYGDATIGSHSGGTWDAYVVEPDPAGVRSIPNHLNGEQVVAIDEANFFPPELIDVCEGLAKNGRRVIVCGTDQTFRGEPFEPLPGLLAVAEYVEKLQAICTVCGEPASRNQRLIDGEPAHTSDPTIMVGAAEAYEARCRNCHIVRSE is encoded by the coding sequence GTGCACGCGATCACGAACAGCGGGTGGATCGAGGTGATCACCGGCTGTATGTTCGCCGGGAAGACCGAGGAGCTCCTGCGGCGGCTCAGACGCGCGGAGATCGCGGGTCAGTCGGTCGCGGCGTTCACCCCCGCGCTCGACGAGCGGTACGGCGACGCGACCATAGGGAGCCACTCCGGCGGAACCTGGGACGCCTACGTCGTCGAGCCCGATCCTGCGGGCGTGCGGTCGATCCCCAACCACCTGAACGGCGAGCAGGTCGTCGCGATCGACGAGGCGAACTTCTTTCCACCCGAACTGATCGACGTCTGCGAGGGGTTAGCGAAAAACGGTCGACGCGTGATCGTCTGCGGCACCGACCAGACCTTTCGGGGAGAGCCGTTCGAGCCGCTGCCGGGGCTGCTCGCGGTCGCCGAGTACGTCGAGAAGCTCCAGGCGATCTGTACGGTCTGTGGCGAGCCCGCGAGCCGGAACCAGCGGCTGATCGACGGCGAGCCCGCCCACACCTCCGACCCGACGATCATGGTCGGTGCAGCCGAGGCGTACGAGGCGCGCTGTCGCAACTGCCATATCGTCCGTAGCGAGTAG
- a CDS encoding YIP1 family protein, with the protein MTQWIEESTGGRDRGPRAVVRAWIEVLTRPRRFFSHAVAPGDQAPGLTFAICVVLGALLVRLVSAPESYPTIGDQRVLSVALVIGLVGLLVAPLALHLVAALQTVLLIPFVPDRGGVSETVQVIGYASAPGLFAGLPVPEVQALAAVYGTLLLVVGVSVVHGVSLARAGLLAAAPAYAVFGVGFGGAGATLTVLATWGLM; encoded by the coding sequence GTGACCCAGTGGATCGAGGAGTCGACCGGCGGCCGCGACCGGGGGCCGCGTGCGGTCGTCCGGGCGTGGATCGAGGTGCTCACCCGCCCGCGACGTTTCTTCTCGCACGCGGTCGCCCCCGGCGACCAGGCGCCAGGGCTCACGTTCGCGATCTGTGTCGTCCTCGGAGCGCTCCTCGTGAGGCTCGTCTCCGCCCCCGAGAGCTACCCCACGATCGGAGACCAGCGCGTCCTTTCGGTCGCGCTCGTGATCGGTCTCGTGGGCCTGCTCGTCGCACCGCTCGCGCTCCACCTCGTCGCTGCCCTCCAGACCGTGCTCCTGATCCCGTTCGTCCCCGACCGCGGCGGCGTCAGCGAGACGGTGCAGGTGATCGGTTACGCGAGCGCCCCCGGGCTCTTCGCGGGGCTCCCGGTCCCGGAGGTACAGGCCCTGGCCGCCGTGTACGGTACTCTCCTCCTCGTCGTCGGGGTAAGCGTGGTCCACGGCGTCTCGCTCGCCAGGGCGGGGCTGCTCGCCGCCGCCCCCGCCTACGCGGTCTTCGGCGTCGGCTTCGGCGGGGCCGGCGCAACCCTGACGGTCCTCGCGACGTGGGGACTGATGTAG
- a CDS encoding class I SAM-dependent methyltransferase, with amino-acid sequence MTDYEISHPLFAAVYDPLVPEERLFADHREYLAEGLGGTVLDLGTGTGANLPHLGDVDLHAVEPDPHMRRRAERRARDLGIAVEIRGDRAEALSYRDGTFDAVLSAVVFCTIADPDAALAEVARVLKPGGEFRFLEHVRDDGWREHLQRAIDPVWTRLAGGCHLTRDTVGAFVSHDAFDVVEIERVDAGVTPARPFVRGRLRRRA; translated from the coding sequence ATGACCGACTACGAGATCTCCCACCCGCTGTTCGCGGCCGTCTACGACCCGCTCGTCCCCGAAGAGCGCCTCTTCGCCGACCACCGCGAGTACCTCGCCGAGGGGCTCGGTGGCACGGTCCTCGACCTCGGCACCGGAACCGGCGCGAACCTCCCACACCTCGGAGACGTCGACCTCCACGCGGTCGAACCCGACCCGCACATGCGACGGCGGGCCGAGCGTCGGGCGCGCGACCTCGGGATCGCAGTCGAGATCCGGGGCGACCGCGCGGAGGCACTCTCGTACCGGGACGGGACGTTCGACGCGGTGCTTTCGGCCGTCGTCTTCTGTACGATCGCCGATCCCGACGCCGCGCTCGCCGAGGTGGCGCGGGTGCTCAAACCGGGCGGCGAGTTCCGCTTTCTCGAACACGTCCGCGACGACGGCTGGCGCGAGCACCTCCAGCGAGCGATCGATCCGGTCTGGACGCGACTCGCCGGCGGCTGTCACCTCACCCGCGACACGGTCGGGGCGTTCGTGAGCCACGACGCCTTCGACGTGGTCGAGATCGAACGGGTCGACGCCGGGGTCACCCCCGCGCGGCCGTTCGTCCGAGGGAGGCTCCGTCGACGCGCCTGA